A window of Belonocnema kinseyi isolate 2016_QV_RU_SX_M_011 chromosome 10, B_treatae_v1, whole genome shotgun sequence genomic DNA:
ATCAGGCTCGCGACTTggtcgttgaaaattcttccatgTTGGGTCGGGAATGAAACTCTCAACGATGTTGCAAGCTTTTTCGGCTAAAACGGTCTGGTCAAACATAGTGAATGAAACACTGTGCGAAAATGGCCAACGTAGCAGAGCATCATATTCACCTGGAAGAATCTTTATGTATATGGAAATATGACTGCCCTCTCCAGTTCCGTTTCCATTCAAAAAAACTGAAGCctgaaatatagaaaaaagtagGTATGAATACTTGTGTTTAAATGCTACCAACATTActataaaacatgaaaaaagagattgtgaattgaattataaatataagCGGTCTCCAGtgagttataaattatttttataattcaggcAAAATCTTATAAACTGTTAAGCttctaatacttgaattttgaaaattttcattttcacgaaaaatatgtACAAACCGGTAAACGTCTTTATcgtttttacaatatttcaggACGGATACTACTATATAATAGATGTTCCGCGGGCCTTATCTCaattaataaattggaaaaagaatCGACATTTATTTTCCATCACCTGCAACTTATATCCATATTGACTAGTGTAAAAAGGTGGGCTAATAAGTTCCATGCCTTCCTTGGATTTCGCCTCCGTCATTTTGGCAGCATAATCCGATATTTTCCAAATCAGAGTACCTGTATAATTGAGTGACAATTTACTGATGGCTGACTTCAAACTTGTGATCTGGTGTTGCTGCTTCGTGACGACACTACTCATTAAACTGAGATGCACTTTTGCCGATTCATCTAAATGTTTATCCAGCGAAAATCGATTACCCTGCAGAAAAAAAGAAGTTATTGAATAAACTAATAGAATATgtaatgatataataatgaaatcCACTTTAATATTATTAGGAATGGAAGTGAATTTACAAAATAGCTGTGACTTGTTAAATAATCGTACTTTAAATCGACATCCAGCATCCTTAAAGGTGCAAGAGAGAAGATGTGTGGTACAGTGATCTTTAAGATGAACTTCAAGGTCTTCTCGTGGTAAAACTGCAGTTTCACATCGATGTGGACATGCGACAGGAAAGCGACCGCATTTGGCATGATGTGCACTAAGAGTGTCAAAGACAAATTCCTTGTTACAATAACGACAGGCTACCAGTCTTTTCGCACACTCTCCCAATTTGTGTTGTCCCAGGTGTCTCCTCTGAACCTTCATTCCACATTTGTTTTCACAGTACAGTGGCTCGTATCCACAAGTTCCAGTGTGTTTCTGTAAGAGAAAATGCATTGGTAAATTCCTCAAGAAATACTGACATAATACAATTTTCTCTCCTTTTCATTGGTTTCTTGAGTgtgttcaagaatttaaaattatattacagcACTTCTTTTCAAAATCCTTCAAGTTCAATTCATCTTTTAAACCATCTACAGTTAACTACAAAATTTCGTTACACTTTTGATATTATAAATAACGTATTCTAAATTTGTACCTTTCACCGGTATAGAAATATAAAGCAAATCacgaaagtattttataattttttaatttaattctttgaaaagagcatagtttaaaacaaaacccttcaaaattgtaaaattaaaaaaaaattataaaaccgcAAGTTACAAAGGCTTTCATTGTGAACAAATTGAAACAGATACCCATGTCCCGGCAGTTAAACACGTAATATGTACAGAACTAcaacttattattattgaaaatcgaTCGTTTCTTTGGTtagatttaaatcaaaatttaacatttctttcgATCACGATAGTATTAGTAAGAAATTTATTACACTGTTGCACAATTCACTACAAACTATGTTTTTGAGGCATTTCAAAAGTgcgtttcaaattttcgaaacatttaataTGCTACAAGAAAGGAgtaattgtatcaattaaactaATAGAATTTCAAACTGTTAAGTAAGACAGTTAtattgaattcttagaaatgGAAGAATTTAAGGCATAAGCAATCGAAATTGAGGATTTTACATTGAAATATACCAAATTTGAACGAGACGTTAGAAAAATAATCGGACTGAAAATAATgtagtttaaatattcaaaatttacaaaaaatttatttaacatgttagttataaacaaataatattttattttcattcattaaaattgtttttttttatgtgtatattgttatttttttcttacctCTAAAGTATGACCGGTAAATTCTTTGGCACAAAACTCGCAACGCGCTCGCCTTTGAGCACAAGTGTATTTTAAGTGGTCCTCCATCAGCACTCTGGGAATCATAGCTCCACATTTATTACTGCAAGGAATTGCATCATGTTTGCAAGTATTTAAATGAGCCTGGAAAATATAATTTCGATTATTACTGCTATAATATATAAAACTATAGAActtatatgtttatattttagaattgaaattttaatcgtagATTTAGTTTCAATTCAGCAAgccaaaaaagtattataaatttatagattTACCTTAAGTTTCCTGAGTTCATCTGACCATTTGCATCCATCCTTGTGATGAATGCAATACACGATAGATCCCATTATTGCCTTTTCTGCCTCCAAGTCTTGAAAACTctgaaataaatatgaaatattatgttaaacatATAGATACACACAACATAAATATCTAGAAACAGTGGATATTAATTTAAAGGagacaaaataatataataaaaacttcTTATGAAGTATGCATTCAATTTAAGAAGCCTAACGAGGTATACAGAATACAAGAGTTGTTTAATTAATAAGTTCAAGGGAGCCTGTACTTCAACcgaggaaaattaattattccttcCTTGATTCCTTATTctgttatgaaatttaatttcagaaaggAAGTAGGCGTTATTTGTGTAAACGGTTTTTAGCCTAGAATACCTTTCACTTGAAGACCTTTTTAATGTGCCGAAATCACGGGCTTATAACACGTGGTCTGGCTTAATTGACAAGTAGTTTTCAGTAGACGGTATCAAGGATACATCGATAAAAACACATTCCAAAGAAAGATAAATCGCCATTAAATGTCTCTTCACTGACCacagaaaaacattgatttttcaaaatattgagctAAAAAGAAATGCTAATTTGgtgattattttgttcaattttaatacaGTAGacctctacgacacttctcgtttcccgatttTCTCCTTGTCTCTCTCATCTCACCCACACACATAGGCGCTTGAGAGCGTTTGAATTCGCGTGCGTCACGTAACTCCCGCGTGTCCCGACACCACCGacaacgagaagtgtcgtagagtatACTGTACATTCATAATTAGAGTAACTTctggttttaaaagaatttttcgaggGTTTCACAACTCGACCCGATGGGATGGAGTGTACACTGACTTTAAGTGAATTCAGTGACTTCATGTGAATTCAAGTGACTTCGGCGAAGGAACATCTGACTTCACGAGCTGTTAACCTTtcggaatttttctttttggtttttggtttttttttttttcaagtgaaatcgCTTTTTTCACCCCCTCAAACTCCTATCGCAACCATGGCATTTACTACAGCGAGAGAACATACTTACGCGTTATGTTTGAAAAATCCGTGAATTTGATGTTTGACATTCACCTGAAGGCGGCATGAATATCGAGCATTaatacaattcaaaaaaatacccatGAAAAAGTATCACTGCGCTGCTACTTCTTCTTCATGCATTTTTACAGCTAACATGCTTTTAAAATACGATAGCGTAGAATTTAACGCATGACGATTCTCATACTCGAAACTCTAAAACTACATTATATTCGAACTTAAGATTATTTGAAAGTTATATTCGATATTTTAAGGCTTTATACTCTATGTAAACTATagagaaatttctatttttaaaagaattttttgttgttggttggtttaatttttttatctgataatGTTAATGAAAAGAATTAACTCAACGGTTTGATGCATCCATCCGTTTGTAATTAACAACGGAGACCAATAGTAAACTCAGGTCCCAGTAACCGAGGAATTTCGCAAGAACGAAAGTGTAGGTTAATAATGTATAAATTAGTTTACAGGAGGCTCTGCAGTAAGCTTCTGAAATAGAATGGTAATAATCGAACTCCGTCCAGGAGAGAGGAGACCTCTCAATGAGAAGTGCCGAGAAGCTCAGCGAGGGCAACGTGGGAGGTCGAcatgaaaatacaattttatattcttttcacTAGGATCATTTATCATTACTGCTCAACTTTCTTTACAGAAGTTGTCCGACTTTTCATATTTTCCGCATTCTTTACTTGGACACTATA
This region includes:
- the LOC117181522 gene encoding TNF receptor-associated factor 4 isoform X2 gives rise to the protein MGSIVYCIHHKDGCKWSDELRKLKAHLNTCKHDAIPCSNKCGAMIPRVLMEDHLKYTCAQRRARCEFCAKEFTGHTLEKHTGTCGYEPLYCENKCGMKVQRRHLGQHKLGECAKRLVACRYCNKEFVFDTLSAHHAKCGRFPVACPHRCETAVLPREDLEVHLKDHCTTHLLSCTFKDAGCRFKGNRFSLDKHLDESAKVHLSLMSSVVTKQQHQITSLKSAISKLSLNYTGTLIWKISDYAAKMTEAKSKEGMELISPPFYTSQYGYKLQASVFLNGNGTGEGSHISIYIKILPGEYDALLRWPFSHSVSFTMFDQTVLAEKACNIVESFIPDPTWKNFQRPSREPDSLGFGFPRFVSHEMVKKRHFVKDDTMFIRVKVDPSKIVAV
- the LOC117181522 gene encoding TNF receptor-associated factor 4 isoform X1 is translated as MVRGLSQWTKTLSFPARISPQRPAKSFHVSPSASPTSPPSPVNDNMDKTPIITDESFQDLEAEKAIMGSIVYCIHHKDGCKWSDELRKLKAHLNTCKHDAIPCSNKCGAMIPRVLMEDHLKYTCAQRRARCEFCAKEFTGHTLEKHTGTCGYEPLYCENKCGMKVQRRHLGQHKLGECAKRLVACRYCNKEFVFDTLSAHHAKCGRFPVACPHRCETAVLPREDLEVHLKDHCTTHLLSCTFKDAGCRFKGNRFSLDKHLDESAKVHLSLMSSVVTKQQHQITSLKSAISKLSLNYTGTLIWKISDYAAKMTEAKSKEGMELISPPFYTSQYGYKLQASVFLNGNGTGEGSHISIYIKILPGEYDALLRWPFSHSVSFTMFDQTVLAEKACNIVESFIPDPTWKNFQRPSREPDSLGFGFPRFVSHEMVKKRHFVKDDTMFIRVKVDPSKIVAV